One Rhinopithecus roxellana isolate Shanxi Qingling chromosome 7, ASM756505v1, whole genome shotgun sequence DNA segment encodes these proteins:
- the MTRNR2L10 gene encoding humanin-like 10, with translation MATRGFSCLLLLISEIDLSVKRRI, from the coding sequence ATGGCCACACGAGGGTTCAGCTGTCTTCTACTTTTAATCAGTGAAATTGACCTATCCGTGAAGAGGCGGATATAA